The Paenibacillus pabuli DNA segment CATGGCAATCGCAGCGATGTTTTCCAGAACAACCAGACTCACCGTCATAATGAGCGTATTTTTGAGGGCATTATGAACCCGCGGGCTGCTCCATATCTCAATAAAATTAGCAAAACCGATGTAGCGGATATCTTCACTTATGCCATCCCAGGAGGTAAAGCTTAGATAAGCACTCCCAAGAGTAGGCACAATAACAAATAGCGTGTATAGAATTAACGATGGAAGTATAAAAACAACGGCAAAAGGATGATGCTTTTTCTTCCGTTTTCGAGCAGATGCAGTCGCCAATGTTCCTTTTTCCGTTGACGCAGGTATTCCCAATTCAAACACTCCTTCCTTATCCAAGAAGGAACCACCTAGAACGGTTCCCCAAGAATTATATTTACATCGAATTTGCCTTGATCTGGTTATCGTATTCCGCATCAACCTGTTCCATATACGTTTTCACATCAGCATCATTCAGGACCATTTCCTGCAGTTTTTTATAAAACCAGTTTCGGAATTGTGGCGGTATTAAGTTCTCTCCCCACCAATTGTTAATCGCCAAGGACTTGGTTACGTTCGGATCTGACATCAGATCAAGCGCCGTTTGCATCGCTTCTCCAGTCTCATATGTCACTTCTGCTTTGGTGGAAGGAATTCCGTTCACACTTGCAAGATATTGAGAGTACTGCTCTGGCTCGAAGAAGAAACGAATAAACTTCTTGATTGCTTCCGTCTTCTCCGGATCCTTAGCTGCTTCGGCAGAAAGTGTCCATCCGGCAGGCGATGGAAGCCCGATCACATTCACGTGACCCTCTCGGTCAGGAATCGCATAGAAACCGTATTCAAAACTTGGATCGGCTTCTTCGATCTGTGAGAACATCCAAGTACCTGAGTAGAGTTGGGCCGCCTTTCCTGTGATAAGAAAAGAAGCTGTTTGGTTATCCGGTGTACTTAGCCAACCTTTGTCTACATAATTTTGGAACAACTCTTTGTAGTCCTTCATCGCCTGCACGACGTTATCATCTGCGAAACTGACGGCCTGCTCTGTTTTTTTGGAATTCCAATCAGGATCTTCCGCATATACCTCATCAATGAGAAACTTGTTCACCCAGAACCCCATATGAAAGATATCTTTGCCACCAACGACTATCGGAGTTATACCGGAGGATTTTAATTTTTCCTGAATGGAAATGAATTCGTCATATGTTTTGG contains these protein-coding regions:
- a CDS encoding ABC transporter substrate-binding protein, whose translation is MLSKSKFKLTAALLAVTLTLGACSTSSSTNSDGNGSTSSSEKVSFTIGYASGDPAAKKAIADSIKRFTDANPSIEIKDMSENTSNSYLDWLKTKDAVGEFPDLVEMRDTEVFADAGKIVELPSDLIELFDSPPEVDGKIWNAPIANNVPQGMIYSKKAYADAGITDLPKTYDEFISIQEKLKSSGITPIVVGGKDIFHMGFWVNKFLIDEVYAEDPDWNSKKTEQAVSFADDNVVQAMKDYKELFQNYVDKGWLSTPDNQTASFLITGKAAQLYSGTWMFSQIEEADPSFEYGFYAIPDREGHVNVIGLPSPAGWTLSAEAAKDPEKTEAIKKFIRFFFEPEQYSQYLASVNGIPSTKAEVTYETGEAMQTALDLMSDPNVTKSLAINNWWGENLIPPQFRNWFYKKLQEMVLNDADVKTYMEQVDAEYDNQIKANSM